Proteins from one Pagrus major chromosome 1, Pma_NU_1.0 genomic window:
- the polg2 gene encoding DNA polymerase subunit gamma-2 — MRIHHTNRQSLKPFIMLTYFVRSVLSRRLCVLNTSQCRRHCSTSSSENMDQVRTLLQLCVDRQYVTPGPANTELFQRGMSCSYGPLGMELRRNLLEQWWHSVNMSTAQVLGINTLNSSRDSETDGQGRLRIVESESLKQILGEQELSKEQLIQKLQMLLQRSPSVRRNLLQGALEQFVPLWELVNRKLPFGLAETGLCFQPSDGSGCPAEVTETSLVWFCSSRTSSQWLDHWTRQRLKWWRKFALSPSDFSSSDVPEEELEEVASRGVRIMYSFPWGPEPLETLWSRGSTELLHTHKRAQSKLISRDGHKSVPHVVSVTGNMDRGVMAFLSNSLQQLKKEDSKQKLHQRKVLKLHPVLAPVKVALDIGRGGTMELRQVCEGLLQELMEAKISVWPGYLNTLPTSMEQLNAKYDEMGVLFTVVISENTLESGLLQVRSRDTTIKETIHISEIKKFLSRYISAADNV; from the exons ATGAGGATTCATCACACTAACAGACAATCTCTCAAGCCTTTCATCATGTTGACTTACTTTGTCAGAAGTGTACTGTCGAGGCGCCTGTGCGTTTTGAACACCTCACAGTGCAGGAGACACTGCAGCACATCATCAAGTGAGAACATGGATCAGGTGAGGACTTTGCTGCAGCTTTGTGTGGACAGACAGTACGTTACACCTGGTCCGGCCAACACAGAGCTGTTTCAGCGGGGGATGAGCTGCAGTTATGGACCTCTGGGCATGGAGCTGAGGAGAAACCTGCTGGAGCAGTGGTGGCACTCTGTGAACATGTCCACAGCTCAGGTGCTTGGGATAAACActctgaacagcagcagagactcagagacagatggacagggaCGACTGAGGATTGTAGAGTCTGAAAGTTTAAAGCAAATACTTGGAGAGCAAGAACTGAGCAAGGAGCAGCTCATCCAGAAGCTACAAATGCTCCTTCAGAGGTCCCCATCTGTGAGGCGAAACTTACTTCAAG GCGCCTTGGAGCAGTTTGTCCCCTTGTGGGAGCTGGTGAACAGGAAGCTGCCCTTCGGCCTGGCTGAGACTGGTCTATGTTTCCAGCCCTCTGATGGCTCTGGTTG CCCAGCTGAGGTCACGGAGACGTCTCTGGTGTGGTTCTGCTCTTCTCGGACCTCTTCCCAGTGGCTGGACCACTGGACACGACAGAGGCTCAAGTGGTGGAGGAAA TTTGCCCTGTCTCCATCAGACTTCAGCAGCAGTGACGTCCCAGAGGAGGAGCTCGAGGAGGTGGCGTCTCGTGGTGTGAGGATCATGTACAGCTTCCCATGGGGACCGGAGCCCTTGGAGACGCTGTGGAGCAGAGGAAGCACtgagctgctgcacacacacaaaagagccCAGTCCAAACTAATC TCTCGAGATGGTCATAAGTCAGTTCCTCACGTTGTCTCTGTCACCGGGAACATGGACCGTGGTGTGATGGCGTTTTTATCCAACTCACTCCAGCAGCTCAAGAAAGAAGACAGTAAGCAGAAGCTGCATCAGAGAAAG GTTCTGAAGTTGCATCCAGTGTTGGCTCCAGTCAAAGTGGCTTTAGATATTGGCAGGGGGGGCACAATGGAGCTTAGGCAG GTGTGTGAAGGGCTGCTGCAGGAGTTGATGGAGGCTAAGATCTCTGTATGGCCGGGGTATCTCAACACTCTGCCTACATCAATGGAGCAGCTGAATGCAAA GTATGATGAGATGGGAGTGCTTTTCACTGTGGTGATCAGTGAGAACACGCTGGAGAGTGGCCTCCTTCAAGTCCGCAGCAGAGACACCACCATCAAAGAGACCATACACATCTCTGAGATCAAGAAGTTTCTCTCCAGATACATTTCTGCTGCCGACAACGTCTGA
- the srp68 gene encoding signal recognition particle subunit SRP68, whose translation MAGDKQNEAKVSSTDENKENQSDGGLGLEILQIIKESQQQHGLRHGDYQRYRGYCSRRLRRLRKTLGFKMGNRHKFIGKKITVEMLSDSRYLLLVLMEAERAWSYAMQLKQEANTEPRKRFHLLARLRKAAKHSEKLEKLCESHRVDAKTKLEAQAYTAYLTGMVEFELQEWKRAMEAFNKCKTIYEKLASAFTEEMAALYRQRVDEISPNIRYCAYNIGDQNAINDLMQMRLTGGGGGMMAEKLESLITQARTKQAATMSEVEWRGRSVPVKIDKARIFLLGLGDNEAAIAQASNEETKEHLYETLLAECRDTIQAVREELKSEAKQRERSSDADSGKVSNLQFLHSYLTYIKLCTLVKRNESMAHTLQAKLKEPESDENKRGPRPQDLIRLYDIILQSLAELSTLQGLEDDHTFQKEVSLKILVYKAYRCFFIAQSYVLVKKWSEALVLYERVLKYAKEVQSKAKSLNNSLKDLPDVQELIAEVNAEKYSLQAAAILDTDETAEIPSQQQVKDNTPLCDRLETFRLDSTLVGKQPNLVQFPPDFQPIPCKPLFFDLALNHVAFPPLDDKVEQKGKGGLTGYIKGIFGFGS comes from the exons ATGGCCGGAGACAAGCAAAACGAAGCTAAAGTTTCCTCCACggatgaaaataaagaaaatcaatcTGATGGAGGACTTGGACTGGAAA TTTTGCAAATAATCAAAGAGTCCCAGCAGCAGCATGGACTCAGGCACGGAGACTACCAGAGATACAG GGGCTACTGCTCCCGCAGACTGCGTCGCCTGCGTAAGACCCTTGGCTTCAAGATGGGCAACCGACATAAGTTTATTGGGAAGAAGATAACGGTTGAAATGCTCTCCGACAGCAG GTATCTGTTGCTGGTTCTGATGGAGGCTGAGCGTGCATGGAGTTATGCCATGCAGCTGAAGCAGGAAGCCAACACAGAGCCACGGAAGCGCTTCCACCTGCTGGCACGACTACGCAAGGCTGCCAAGCACAGCGAGAAGCTGGAGAAGCTCTGTGAGAGCCACCGTGTCGACGCCAAGACCAAACTTGAGGCTCAG GCCTACACTGCATACCTGACTGGTATGGTGGAGTTTGAACTGCAGGAGTGGAAGCGTGCCATGGAGGCCTTCAACAAGTGCAA GACCATCTATGAGAAGCTGGCCAGTGCGTTCACTGAGGAGATGGCAGCTCTGTATCGTCAGCGTGTGGACGAGATCTCACCCAACATCCGCTACTGTGCTTACAACATCG GCGACCAAAACGCCATCAATGACTTGATGCAGATGAGACTgactggtggaggaggaggcatGATGGCTGAGAAACTAGAG tCCCTGATCACTCAGGCAAGAACCAAGCAGGCCGCCACCATGAGTGAGGTGGAGTGGCGAGGACGCAGCGTGCCCGTCAAGATTGACAAGGCTCGCATCTTCCTGTTGGGTCTGGGAGACAATGAGGCCGCTATCGCTCAG GCATCTAATGAGGAGACCAAAGAGCATCTGTATGAGACTCTGCTGGCCGAGTGCAGAGACACCATCCAGGCCGTGAGAGAGGAACTCAAGAGTGAGGCG AAgcaaagagagaggagctctgATGCTGACAGCGGAAAGGTGTCCAACCTGCAGTTCCTGCACAG TTACCTGACCTACATCAAACTGTGTACGCTGGTGAAGAGGAACGAGAGCATGGCCCACACTCTGCAAGCTAAACTGAAGGAACCTGAATCCGACGAGAACAAGAGAGGACCCCGCCCACAGGACCTCATCCGTCTCTACGATATCATCCTGCAg AGTCTGGCTGAGCTCTCCACCCTGCAGGGTCTGGAGGATGACCACACCTTCCAGAAGGAGGTGTCCCTCAAGATCCTGGTCTACAAGGCCTACAG GTGTTTCTTCATAGCCCAGTCTTATGTGCTGGTGAAGAAGTGGAGTGAGGCTTTGGTGCTGTATGAGAGGGTGCTGAAATACGCCAAGGAGGTCCAGTCTAAGGCCAAGAGCCTCAACAACAGCCTCAAG GATCTCCCTGACGTTCAGGAACTCATCGCTGAGGTCAACGCTGAGAAATACTCCCTGCAAGCTGCTGCCATCTTAG acacCGATGAGACCGCTGAAATTccctctcagcagcaggtgaaagaCAACACG CCCCTCTGCGACCGCCTGGAAACCTTCCGCCTCGACTCCACCCTCGTAGGAAAACAGCCCAATCTGGTCCAGTTCCCTCCCGACTTCCAGCCGATCCCCTGCAAGCCCCTGTTCTTCGACCTTGCTCTCAACCATGTGGCCTTCCCACCACTGGACGACAAGGTGGAGCAGAAGGGCAAGGGCGGTCTCACCGGCTACATCAAGGGCATCTTTGGCTTTGGCAGCTAA